A genomic segment from Candidatus Korarchaeum cryptofilum OPF8 encodes:
- a CDS encoding Ldh family oxidoreductase, with product MLYDKSPPQPPEDFKILKYEELLSFVKSIFVKLGVPEEDAFIVADNLVTADLRGIDSHGVARLRRYVDGLRKGAVKARPNIRVVSEGPSFALVDGDSGLGQVVGNFSMKLAIRKAKESGIGFVTTRMSNHYGIAGYYAMMALEHDMIGVSMTNSRPLVAHTGALGKWLGTNPIALAAPTKVPPPLVIDMATSVAPIGKMEEYSRLGKKAPLGWGIDSEGNLCDDPDKIMKEGALLPLGGLGELMGGHKGYGLALLVELFTSVLSGAAMLRDVGQTEAPKPANVGHFFMAIDVSRFMPLDEFKDRIEKLRAELKNAPLHPQFDRIWVHGEKSYLTSMKRMKEGVPIYKKVFEEMRNIAMELGISFPWE from the coding sequence ATGCTTTACGATAAGTCCCCGCCTCAACCGCCCGAGGATTTCAAGATATTGAAGTATGAGGAGCTACTATCGTTCGTTAAATCTATCTTCGTCAAGCTCGGGGTGCCCGAGGAAGATGCTTTCATAGTAGCAGATAATCTAGTCACAGCTGACTTGAGAGGAATAGACTCCCACGGCGTCGCGAGGCTGAGGAGGTACGTGGATGGGCTGAGGAAGGGAGCTGTGAAGGCGAGGCCCAACATAAGGGTAGTGAGTGAAGGACCTTCCTTCGCCCTAGTGGACGGTGACTCAGGGCTTGGACAAGTAGTGGGGAACTTCTCGATGAAATTAGCGATAAGGAAGGCTAAGGAGAGCGGGATAGGCTTCGTCACAACTAGAATGAGCAACCATTACGGGATAGCCGGTTACTACGCTATGATGGCTTTAGAGCACGATATGATAGGGGTCTCCATGACGAACTCTAGGCCCCTAGTCGCCCATACCGGGGCTCTGGGGAAGTGGCTGGGAACGAATCCGATAGCTCTAGCCGCCCCCACGAAGGTGCCTCCGCCATTAGTCATAGATATGGCAACTAGCGTAGCCCCGATAGGGAAGATGGAGGAGTACTCCAGGCTGGGGAAGAAAGCCCCGCTGGGCTGGGGGATAGATTCTGAAGGGAATTTATGCGATGATCCAGACAAGATAATGAAGGAAGGCGCCCTTCTTCCACTTGGAGGATTAGGTGAGTTAATGGGAGGGCATAAGGGATACGGTTTAGCTTTACTCGTGGAGCTCTTCACCAGTGTGCTGAGCGGAGCAGCTATGCTGAGGGATGTGGGCCAGACAGAGGCACCTAAACCAGCTAATGTGGGCCACTTCTTCATGGCGATAGATGTATCGAGGTTCATGCCTCTGGACGAGTTCAAGGATAGGATTGAGAAGCTCAGGGCTGAGCTCAAGAACGCTCCGCTGCACCCTCAGTTCGATAGGATATGGGTGCACGGTGAGAAGAGCTACCTGACCTCCATGAAGAGGATGAAGGAGGGGGTACCGATATATAAGAAGGTGTTCGAGGAGATGAGAAATATAGCTATGGAGCTCGGGATCAGCTTTCCCTGGGAATGA
- a CDS encoding Mth938-like domain-containing protein, with the protein MRVDGTGFGYIIVDGVRYDYDVVITDRVMNRKKELSAVESGHTPLTGEEVLHYFSERPPEVLVVGTGQSGLMPLSGVEEACEKLNIELIVERTPDAVRTFNKLRESGRRVNAIFHVTC; encoded by the coding sequence ATGAGAGTCGATGGGACGGGCTTCGGTTACATAATAGTTGATGGCGTCAGGTACGATTACGATGTGGTAATAACTGACCGTGTCATGAATAGGAAGAAGGAGCTATCGGCTGTGGAGAGTGGGCATACCCCTCTCACGGGGGAGGAGGTGCTTCACTACTTCTCCGAGAGGCCTCCAGAGGTGCTAGTAGTTGGCACTGGGCAGAGCGGCCTCATGCCCCTGTCCGGCGTTGAGGAAGCTTGTGAGAAGCTGAATATAGAGCTAATAGTTGAGAGGACTCCGGATGCCGTGAGGACTTTCAATAAATTGAGGGAGAGCGGTAGGAGGGTTAACGCGATATTTCACGTCACATGCTGA
- the tatC gene encoding twin-arginine translocase subunit TatC — MSKDKELPVQDHIIELLERLRRALISVIISSIAVSIFPDPSSHSYRPLIFSIMDRVRRDMTDLNNPILRPLANIFGIKEVNIDLIAYSWIDSIEVILMLSLLFGLVISSPYIAKQIYDFVEPGLEEREKRIIIPFVLGFSILFSSGVIYAYFVVMPLTIFFLSLIYIASGIKLIFSIEQFFSFIITGLVIVGLFFTFPLIIAVLSYLDILRPETLREKFGYIFFIVLVILAIVTPDPTPVSMIALSVPFLILYYLSYLLARKFGQHVT; from the coding sequence ATGAGCAAGGATAAAGAGCTCCCAGTTCAGGATCATATAATAGAGCTCTTGGAGAGGCTGAGGAGAGCATTGATCTCAGTAATAATATCGTCGATAGCTGTCTCCATTTTCCCAGATCCCTCATCTCATAGTTACAGGCCCCTCATCTTCTCGATAATGGATAGAGTGAGGAGGGATATGACTGACTTGAATAACCCGATCCTGAGGCCCCTAGCCAATATCTTCGGGATAAAGGAGGTAAATATAGATCTCATAGCTTACAGCTGGATAGATTCTATAGAAGTAATTTTGATGCTCTCCCTCCTCTTCGGCTTGGTCATATCCTCTCCCTATATAGCGAAGCAGATCTACGATTTCGTTGAGCCCGGTTTGGAGGAGAGGGAGAAGAGGATAATAATTCCATTCGTCCTAGGATTTTCCATTCTCTTCTCATCAGGCGTGATTTACGCTTATTTCGTCGTCATGCCCCTGACCATATTCTTCCTCTCGCTGATATATATAGCGAGCGGCATAAAGCTGATATTCTCTATTGAGCAGTTCTTCTCATTCATAATAACGGGCTTGGTCATCGTGGGACTCTTCTTCACCTTCCCATTGATAATAGCGGTACTATCTTACTTGGACATCCTGAGGCCCGAGACCCTCAGGGAGAAGTTCGGTTACATCTTCTTCATAGTCCTCGTCATACTAGCTATCGTTACTCCGGATCCAACTCCGGTCTCCATGATAGCCCTCTCAGTACCTTTCTTAATACTCTACTACCTCTCCTACTTGCTAGCGAGGAAGTTCGGTCAGCATGTGACGTGA
- a CDS encoding class I SAM-dependent DNA methyltransferase has translation MDRYAQYYDLLYANRNVSEEVDFLEEVIKKFYKGRARRVLDVGCGTGMHSIEFGRRGYEVVGIDVSEDMINRAREKAKGMENVKFLVGDASNMELRGFDVAIAMYGVISYFTEDESLVKFLEAARRSLVDGGLFIFDTWNILGVIEKRVYYEMPIPELRKSGNSLAIKESSWKIDLKDQIAALDIGWSIIDLSRGSVDIMDHKIRLRLFTPREIRYILRSRSFSVCEIYPDYEIVPFSGSSPEMVVVAKASHEELMGEYEQG, from the coding sequence ATGGATCGTTACGCTCAATACTACGATCTGCTTTATGCGAATAGAAACGTGAGTGAAGAGGTCGACTTTTTGGAGGAAGTGATTAAAAAATTTTACAAGGGGAGGGCGAGGAGAGTCCTAGATGTGGGATGCGGGACTGGGATGCACAGCATAGAGTTCGGTAGGAGGGGATATGAAGTAGTAGGCATAGATGTATCTGAGGATATGATTAATAGAGCGAGGGAAAAAGCTAAGGGGATGGAGAACGTAAAATTCTTAGTAGGAGATGCCTCTAACATGGAATTGAGAGGGTTCGATGTAGCGATAGCTATGTACGGTGTGATAAGTTACTTCACTGAGGATGAATCGCTCGTGAAGTTCCTAGAAGCTGCGAGGAGGAGCTTAGTGGACGGAGGTCTCTTCATATTCGACACCTGGAATATCTTGGGAGTGATAGAGAAGAGGGTCTACTATGAGATGCCGATCCCCGAGCTCAGGAAATCCGGGAACTCTCTAGCTATAAAGGAGAGCTCATGGAAGATAGATCTCAAGGATCAGATAGCTGCTCTCGATATAGGCTGGTCTATAATAGATCTATCGAGGGGGAGCGTGGATATCATGGATCATAAGATAAGGCTGAGACTCTTCACCCCTAGGGAGATAAGGTATATACTGAGAAGCCGCAGCTTCTCAGTATGCGAGATCTACCCGGACTATGAGATAGTTCCCTTCTCAGGGAGCAGCCCCGAGATGGTAGTAGTAGCTAAAGCTTCGCATGAGGAGTTGATGGGAGAATATGAGCAAGGATAA
- a CDS encoding family 1 encapsulin nanocompartment shell protein: MLSKNPIELPEGRKFSKDEIAQALRLGIIAELDAINLYLQLAKGIDDEAAKRVFEDIAKEEKTHVGEFLALLKSLDEEQVLELVKGAEEVSKLTGIKVEDPSSPREDSEGWEELQNLVKDYANSIRRVRPSLPVTSLGRGIDAVPVEEVSLDGSIKSRRYIVQLREISQTFEIAQASLDYSKSIGKLEVPQALTAASKLIFEEEKTILDGIKEKAGMKMGISSWDEPGSAVNEVASALSKLLSNGFPGPFLLFLSPSRYAKLVSVHERTGIMELQRLKALIKDVIASPAIGDEEAVLISSNQQVLDVAIGADTVLDYIGPIDGSHAFRLWETLAVRVKDPRGIVLMR, translated from the coding sequence ATGCTCAGCAAGAACCCCATAGAGCTCCCGGAGGGGAGGAAGTTCTCCAAGGATGAGATAGCCCAGGCCCTCAGGCTCGGCATAATAGCTGAGCTAGATGCCATAAATCTCTACCTGCAGTTAGCTAAGGGCATAGATGATGAGGCAGCTAAGAGGGTCTTTGAGGATATAGCTAAGGAGGAGAAGACCCACGTTGGAGAGTTCCTGGCTTTATTGAAGAGTTTGGATGAGGAGCAAGTCTTGGAGCTAGTTAAGGGCGCTGAAGAAGTTTCTAAGCTCACCGGAATAAAGGTGGAGGATCCATCTAGTCCTAGAGAGGATTCTGAGGGCTGGGAGGAGCTTCAGAATTTAGTCAAGGATTACGCTAATTCTATCAGGAGGGTCAGGCCCAGTCTTCCTGTGACTTCCCTGGGCAGGGGGATCGATGCAGTGCCAGTCGAGGAGGTATCCTTAGATGGGAGCATAAAATCGAGGAGGTACATAGTACAACTGAGGGAGATATCCCAGACTTTTGAGATAGCTCAAGCCTCCCTAGATTATTCGAAATCCATAGGGAAGCTCGAGGTACCTCAGGCCCTTACTGCAGCGAGCAAGCTGATTTTCGAGGAGGAGAAAACAATTTTAGATGGAATAAAGGAGAAAGCAGGGATGAAGATGGGAATATCTTCTTGGGATGAGCCCGGATCCGCTGTCAATGAGGTCGCATCAGCCCTATCCAAACTACTCTCCAACGGGTTCCCCGGGCCCTTTCTACTGTTCCTCAGCCCCTCTAGATACGCGAAATTAGTCTCAGTCCATGAGAGGACCGGTATAATGGAACTTCAGAGGCTCAAGGCCCTGATAAAGGATGTGATAGCCTCTCCAGCTATCGGTGATGAGGAAGCAGTTCTAATATCATCGAATCAGCAGGTGCTGGACGTAGCCATAGGCGCGGATACGGTCCTGGATTACATAGGGCCCATAGATGGATCTCACGCTTTCAGGCTTTGGGAGACTCTAGCAGTCAGGGTGAAGGATCCTAGGGGCATTGTTTTAATGAGATGA
- a CDS encoding transcriptional regulator, whose product MKSPFFLADRYLIPGLYRLLVMNLRKRGLLEVEIAEILGISVSNVSRYLNMKRGALLRLEDLEEVSKLTDELAESIIAGERVSINFSIYKIASELLSRKLLCEFHRSIDGIDRSCNICPEIFK is encoded by the coding sequence ATGAAGAGCCCCTTCTTCTTAGCTGATAGGTACCTAATCCCCGGCCTCTACAGGCTCCTAGTAATGAACTTGAGGAAGAGGGGCCTTCTGGAGGTTGAAATAGCGGAAATTTTAGGGATTTCGGTTTCAAACGTCTCAAGATACCTTAATATGAAGAGAGGAGCCTTATTGAGGCTCGAGGATTTGGAAGAGGTATCGAAGCTCACTGATGAGCTGGCTGAGTCGATAATAGCTGGGGAGAGGGTGAGCATAAATTTCAGCATCTATAAGATAGCATCCGAGCTACTATCGAGGAAGCTCCTTTGCGAGTTCCATCGTTCAATCGATGGGATCGACCGCAGCTGTAATATATGCCCGGAGATATTCAAGTAA
- a CDS encoding DUF438 domain-containing protein: protein MSSFDERKELLKNAIKLLHSGSSVEELKEKYGDLLSDISPFEIPLIEQELVKEGISVREILSLCDLHVALFRDSLAKRELKGVPEGHPLDILMRENDELLKDAEALGLYARALKEGSDVLNSIEELLGELRKLRSHYRKNQMLIFPYLERRGITAVPRVLWGREDQIIVKMRELREALDEFKSGKEDAKEKVASLSEEISKEIIDLVFRENKILYPACWTLFSEGEWAAIYEILGDMGVELGKWSPEAEPIYPYQLVPEVKDLSTLPMEFRNLASSATPDEYEIRKEGDIEMETGFLSVKELERILRNLPIELTFADENDRVRFYTESSMRSGFVRTKTIIGRRLNFCHPPRLEGYVMLNVKKIKEGEFPHREFWTRVGDRIVRVIVAGIRDDEGKYLGTLEIVEDLTEILENPEEIKKRIVVL, encoded by the coding sequence AGGAAGGAGCTCTTGAAGAATGCGATAAAGCTCCTCCACAGCGGATCTAGTGTTGAGGAGCTTAAGGAGAAATATGGTGATTTATTATCTGATATATCACCATTTGAGATCCCTCTGATAGAACAAGAGCTCGTCAAGGAGGGGATAAGTGTAAGGGAGATACTGAGCCTCTGCGATCTGCATGTAGCACTCTTCAGGGATTCTCTAGCTAAAAGAGAGCTTAAGGGGGTCCCAGAGGGGCATCCGCTAGATATTCTCATGAGGGAGAACGATGAGCTACTCAAGGACGCTGAGGCCCTGGGGCTGTATGCTAGAGCTCTGAAGGAGGGAAGCGATGTCCTTAATTCCATAGAGGAGCTCTTAGGTGAGTTGAGGAAGCTGAGATCCCATTACAGGAAGAATCAGATGCTGATATTCCCCTATTTAGAGAGGAGAGGGATAACAGCAGTCCCAAGGGTCCTCTGGGGGAGGGAGGATCAAATCATAGTGAAGATGAGGGAATTGAGAGAAGCTTTAGATGAGTTTAAGAGTGGGAAAGAAGATGCTAAGGAAAAAGTAGCCTCCCTCTCCGAGGAAATATCGAAGGAGATCATAGATCTTGTGTTCAGGGAGAATAAGATACTTTACCCAGCTTGCTGGACTCTATTCTCAGAGGGGGAGTGGGCAGCGATATATGAGATCCTCGGGGATATGGGAGTTGAGCTGGGGAAGTGGTCACCTGAAGCCGAGCCCATCTATCCGTATCAATTGGTACCGGAGGTTAAGGATTTATCGACGCTGCCCATGGAGTTCAGGAATCTAGCTTCATCAGCGACTCCCGATGAATATGAGATAAGGAAGGAAGGGGATATTGAGATGGAAACTGGTTTCTTGAGCGTCAAGGAACTGGAGAGGATCCTGAGGAACTTGCCCATCGAGCTAACTTTCGCCGATGAGAATGATAGAGTCAGGTTCTACACTGAATCCTCCATGAGATCGGGCTTCGTGAGGACTAAGACTATAATAGGGAGGAGATTGAACTTCTGCCACCCGCCCAGGTTGGAGGGTTACGTGATGCTCAACGTCAAGAAGATAAAGGAAGGGGAGTTCCCCCACAGGGAGTTCTGGACTAGGGTCGGGGACAGGATAGTGAGGGTGATAGTAGCTGGCATCAGGGACGATGAGGGGAAATATCTGGGTACTCTGGAGATAGTTGAGGACCTCACGGAAATATTGGAGAATCCTGAGGAAATAAAGAAGAGGATAGTGGTGCTCTGA